One Diceros bicornis minor isolate mBicDic1 chromosome 27, mDicBic1.mat.cur, whole genome shotgun sequence genomic region harbors:
- the LRRC3 gene encoding LOW QUALITY PROTEIN: leucine-rich repeat-containing protein 3 (The sequence of the model RefSeq protein was modified relative to this genomic sequence to represent the inferred CDS: deleted 2 bases in 2 codons), translated as MVSCTAAPGSGEEQRSVALSERNVLSVPTHSQMGPMGKQSPSSLPVPTGGSCLLLLFCLRLGASCPQSCQCPDHAGAVAVHCSARGLQEIPKDIPADAVLLKLDANKIARIPNGAFQHLSQLRELDLSQNAIETIGPAAFSGLAGGLRLLDLSHNRIRRIPKDALGKLSAKIRLSHNPLHCECALQEALWELKLDPDSVDEIACHTSVQEEYVGKPLIQALDSGVSFCSIHHKTTDVAMLVTMFGWFAMVITYVVYYVRQNQEDARRHLEYLKSLPSAPVSKDPLSPVP; from the exons ATGGTCAGTTGCACAGCGGCG CCAGGGAGTGGGGAAGAGCAGAGATCCGTAGCCCTGAGCGAGAGGAACGTGCTGTCTGTCCCCACGCACAGTCAG ATGGGCCCCATGGGCAAGCAGAGCCCCTCGTCCCTGCCGGTCCCCACGGGAGGGtcttgcctcctcctcctcttctgcctgCGTTTGGGCGCCTCCTGCCCACAGAGCTGCCAGTGCCCTGACCACGCTGGGGCCGTGGCCGTCCACTGCAGTGCGAGGGGCCTGCAGGAGATCCCCAAGGACATCCCCGCCGACGCCGTGCTCCTGAAGCTGGATGCCAACAAAATTGCCCGCATCCCCAACGGAGCCTTCCAGCACCTGAGCCAGCTGAGAGAGCTGGACTTGTCTCAGAACGCCATTGAGACCATCGGCCCTGCTGCCTTCTCGGGCCTGGCCGGGGGCCTGCGGCTGCTGGACCTGTCTCACAATCGCATCCGGAGGATCCCGAAGGACGCCCTGGGCAAGCTCAGCGCCAAGATCCGCCTGTCCCACAACCCCCTGCACTGCGAGTGTGCCCTGCAGGAGGCCCTGTGGGAGCTGAAGCTGGACCCCGACTCCGTGGACGAGATCGCCTGCCACACCTCGGTGCAGGAGGAGTACGTGGGGAAGCCGCTGATCCAGGCTCTCGACTCCGGCGTCAGTTTCTGCAGCATCCACCACAAGACCACCGATGTGGCCATGCTGGTCACCATGTTCGGCTGGTTCGCCATGGTGATCACCTATGTCGTGTACTACGTGCGCCAGAACCAGGAGGACGCCAGGAGGCACCTGGAGTACCTCAAGTCCCTGCCCAGCGCCCCCGTGTCCAAGGACCCCCTCAGCCCCGTGCCCTAG